TTCCGCGCGTCGTGTTGGCGCTGCTCTTCGGCCGCGCGGCCGGGCCGTCGCGCAGCTACGAAGCGATCGAGACGACCTATCGGCAGGCTCTGGCGGGCGGAGGAAGGGCGAGCGGTCGCTTCGTGCCGCAGCCGCTCGTGGTGCCATCCGACCCGGTGGCGGTGCAGCGCAAGATCGTCGCCCACCTCGAAGCCGCGAACGCGGCGCTCGTATCGCGGATCCCGTCGTGGAGCGAGACCGCCCTCGACCGCTACCGGTTGCCGCACCCGCTCCTCGGCCGCCTCACCGTGCGGGAGATGCTGTTCTTCACCCTCTACCACGGGCTTCATCACACGCGGACCGTGGCGCGGCGGAAGGGGCTGTGGCCGGCGGCGTGACCTGGGGGCGCGTCTGACATGTCGCCCGAGTCCTTCTGGTACCGCGTCCTCGATCCGGTGGCGGATGCCGTCGATCCGATCCTGACGCTGCTGGTTCTTCTCGCGCCGCGGCTCGAACGGAGATGGCCGGGATGGTGGCCCGCGCTGCGGCATTGGCTCCGGGGCAGTGTGGTTCTGGCGATCGTGTACGCGGTGCGCGCGCTCGACGCGCGGTTCGGGATCTGGGCAGCGATCGGTGCCGACTACAGCACACATACGGCTTATGCGGTCGCGCTGGCACTGTGCCTCGCCTGCTGGAGCCGCCGCTGGCGCTGGCCGATGGCGGTCGTCCTCCTGGGCTATGCGGGGCTCATCCTCGTCGTCGGCTACCACTCGTTCCGCGATGTGGTGACCTCGGCAGCCGTCGCCGGGTTGACGGCCGGGGCGGTGTGTTTCGTGCTCGGCGATCGATCGAGACGAAATCGGGGACGGTTGACTCAAGACCCGGCCAATTGAGTGAGCCGTCCCCGAATTCGAAAGGCGCCAGCAGGAGATTCGCGATGCCTGGAACGAGCGGTTCGGAAGCGGAGATCACCAACATCTCGCGGCAGGCATCTGGGTGCTCCTCGACGAGCGCGAGCTGTTCATGCCCTTCGCGGAGTTCCGGTGGTTCGCCGAGGCCTCGGTCGGCGCGATCCTCGACGTCTCCTGCCCTCAGCCGCACCCCCTCGACTGGCCCGACCTCGACGCCGACCTCGCGGTCGAGTCGATCGAGCACCCGGAGCGGTACCCACGGAGGTCCAAGGTGCTCGCCGCTTCGAGTTGGATTGTCGGGCAGCACAGCGAGTCGAACGTCGAGCGCGTGCGATCATTCCGCCGCGCCCGCGCCGACAAGCGCGGCTTGAAGCGCCCAGCTGAGCTCAAACGACGGACGGTGGGGGCCAGTCGCTCGCCGCCGCTGCGGTGAGGTCGGAGGGCGGGGAGCGCTCGCGCCGGCCTCTGCGGTCGGTTCACCCCGTTGCCCACGTCATCCCACGAGGAGAGCCCGTGCGATTCATGGTCGTCGAACACTTCAAGGATGGCAACGCCGCGCCGGTCTATGAGCGGTTTCGCGAGCACGGTCGGTTGGCGCCGGAGGGTCTCACCTACCTGGACAGTTGGGTCGACGCGAAGCTCGAGCGGTGCTTTCAGCTCATGGAAGCCGCGGAAATCTCGCAGCTCGAGGAGTGGATGGCGCGCTGGGCCGATCTTGTCGATTTCGAGGTCTTTCCGGTGATCAGCAGCGCCGAGGCGAACGAGCGAGTCCCCCGTTCCGGATCGTAGGCCGTCCGGATCCGGCGCGCGGCGTTGCCGGTTGGGTAGACACTGTCGTGCCGGCGCGGAGATTCCGCTTCGACGGGTCTCGTCGACGCGTCGCACCCACCGTCAGTGCACCCGCGGACTCCGCTTTCCCGAGCGCTCGCGCCCTTGACTCGGGCGAGGGGCGCACACAAGATGCCGCGCAAGTCGGCGAGGCAGTCCAGCGCGTTGCTCGAGTGGAGAACCGGGCGGTGTCCCGTGCCCCTCGGCACACCCGTCGACAGGTCCGAGGTCGGCGACTCGCGGAGGAGAGGTGACACGATGAAGCCAGCAAAGAACACGATCTGTCTCTGGTACGACCGCGACGCCGAGGCCGCGGCGCGCTTCTACGCCGAGACCTTTCCCGACTCGTCGGTCGGCGCGATCCATCGCGCCCCGGGGGACTATCCGGCGGGGAAGAAGGGCGATGTGTTGACGGTCGAGTTCACCGTCCTGGGCATCCCCTGCCTCGGGCTCAACGGCGGGCCCGGGGTCAAGCACAACATGGCCTTCTCCTTTCAGGTCGCGACCGCCGACCAGGCCGAGACGGATCGCTACTGGAACGCGATCGTCGGCAACGGCGGCAAGGAGAGTGCCTGCGGCTGGTGCGAGGACCGCTGGGGACTCTCTTGGCAGATCACGCCGATCGCGTTGACCGAGGCGGTCACCGACCCCGACACCGCCGCCGCCCAGCGCGCCTTCGAAGCGATGATGACGATGGGCAAGATCGACATCGCCGCGATCGCGGCGGCGCGCCGCGGCTGAGGGCGCGCAGGACGGCCGCGAAGGACGAGAGTTCGCGCGTGAACTCGAAGCTCACCGCATTCGTCGACGAGCTGTTCGCCACCGGCGTCGCCTACGATGCGACACAGCCCGACCGCCACCTGCGCTGGCGCAATCTCGCACCGGCCACGGCCGCGCTACTCGGCCTCACGGCCCGGATCGCCGGCGCCCGCCGCATCGTCGAGGTCGGAACCTCGAACGCCTACTCGACGATCTGGCTCGCCGACGCGGCGTGCGACACCGATGGCTCGGTGGTGAGCGTCGACACCGTTCAGAGCGACGCGGCCGCGCCGAACCTCGCCCGCGCCGACGCGGCGCAGCCGGGCCTCGGCAGGCGCGTCGAGCTGCGCCAGGAAGACGGCGGACGTTACCTCGCGTCGCTTGCCGACGGGAGCGTCGACTTCCTCTTCCTCGACGCCGAGCGCGTCGAGTACCCGCACTGGTGGCCCCACCCGGTGCGCGTCCTCCGCCCCGGCGGCGTGCTCGCGATCGACAACGCACTCTCGCACGCCGACGAGCTCGCCCCGTTTCTCGCTCTGCTCGCGGGTGAGCCTGCGGTGCGTGGTGCGACGATCGTGCCGATCGGCAATGGCTTGCACCTCTCTTGGCGCGGCGCGTGAGCGGGTTGCCGCTCGATCGAGAACACTCGCCGGCCGAAACCCAGCGGAGGTGACTCCCCCCGAACGCGGCCTCCGTTCGGCACGAAGACGGCCCGCGCCTCGAAGTCCGCAGCTCGTTGGTTGCCGAGCCCGCGTCGCGGTCGAGGCAGGCCCTTGCGGAGCCTCGCCGTGGATGCGGTGACGAGAAGGGAAGCGGGGTACCCCCGGGTGCAAGAGGCTGCCCGCGCTCAGCTAGCGGAAGTCGCGGTCGCGGTCGGAACCGTCGTGGAAAGCCCGCCCGCATGCAGCAGCGTTTGAAAGCGCCGCCCGGAGCCGCCGGGGCAGAGGTCATTCCGCCCGAGCTTCTCGAGGGACTCCTTGTCTCCGCGGACGACTCGGTACCCGCGCTGGACGCGGGCCTCGGAAGGGGATCTCTTCCTTCGCTTGCTACTCGGTTCGAAAGGAAGGGAGGTCGTCGAGCCGGCTCTTGTCGACCACTTCGCACCTCCCTGGACTGCGGCGCGGGATCGCGGCGCGCAGATGGCCGTTTCCACTGGCGCGTGGGCCTCGGCGGCAAGCGCGCGGTATTCCCGTGCGGGCCGCAACTTCCCGTGAGCGCGCCGTGGGGCGGTGGCTACGAGCGCCGCGAGCGCTTCCAGTTTTCGAGCCGCGGGGCGAGGAGCGGGAGCCAGAGGACGGCGAGCTCGGAGATGCCGCGCGCGGCGACGAGCTGGAGCGCGAAGACGCCGCGGGCTCCCGGTTCGCCGAGGAGGTCCTCGACCAGACCGGCGAGGAAGATCGAGACGAACGAGAGCAGGAGGACGGCGACGAGGAAGAAGGACGCCTGCACGGCGGCGGCCGACGAAAAGGCGCGCTGCGCGCGTCGCGCCGAGAGACCTTCGACGATCGCGTCGACGAAGAGCAGCACCACGTAGCCGGCGACTCCCCAGGTCGCGGCGGCATCGAGCGAGGAGACGTCGAGGTGTCCGCCCGTGAAGAGCGAGCCGCCCGCCTGCGAGGCCGCGAGCGCCAGTCCGGTGAAGGCGAGAGCCGCCGTCGAGACGACGAGCCAGGCCAACTGGAACGCGAGCGACGTGCGTCGATGCAGCTCGGGGTCGAGCGAGTGGCCGCCGGCGAAGCGGTCGCCGAGCACCGCGAGACGCACGACGAGGAAGAACTCGGCGAAGAGAAACCCCGCGAGCCAGCCGAGCGACCATCCGCGGACGACCACCCCATGGAAGAGGAACGCGGCCCGCGCGAGCGGCAACGCGCTGCGCGGAAGCAGGATGCGCGGATCGCGCTCGGGCCCGCGGGCG
This genomic window from Holophagales bacterium contains:
- a CDS encoding DUF3303 family protein, which produces MRFMVVEHFKDGNAAPVYERFREHGRLAPEGLTYLDSWVDAKLERCFQLMEAAEISQLEEWMARWADLVDFEVFPVISSAEANERVPRSGS
- a CDS encoding DinB family protein, encoding MPEIVIRPPSSREELVAELVRVGAETVQFWMRFEPDEFFRPIGEAWSPCDNVRHLTRSVTPVAQALRIPRVVLALLFGRAAGPSRSYEAIETTYRQALAGGGRASGRFVPQPLVVPSDPVAVQRKIVAHLEAANAALVSRIPSWSETALDRYRLPHPLLGRLTVREMLFFTLYHGLHHTRTVARRKGLWPAA
- a CDS encoding phosphatase PAP2 family protein — translated: MSPESFWYRVLDPVADAVDPILTLLVLLAPRLERRWPGWWPALRHWLRGSVVLAIVYAVRALDARFGIWAAIGADYSTHTAYAVALALCLACWSRRWRWPMAVVLLGYAGLILVVGYHSFRDVVTSAAVAGLTAGAVCFVLGDRSRRNRGRLTQDPAN
- a CDS encoding VOC family protein, producing the protein MKPAKNTICLWYDRDAEAAARFYAETFPDSSVGAIHRAPGDYPAGKKGDVLTVEFTVLGIPCLGLNGGPGVKHNMAFSFQVATADQAETDRYWNAIVGNGGKESACGWCEDRWGLSWQITPIALTEAVTDPDTAAAQRAFEAMMTMGKIDIAAIAAARRG
- a CDS encoding class I SAM-dependent methyltransferase, which gives rise to MNSKLTAFVDELFATGVAYDATQPDRHLRWRNLAPATAALLGLTARIAGARRIVEVGTSNAYSTIWLADAACDTDGSVVSVDTVQSDAAAPNLARADAAQPGLGRRVELRQEDGGRYLASLADGSVDFLFLDAERVEYPHWWPHPVRVLRPGGVLAIDNALSHADELAPFLALLAGEPAVRGATIVPIGNGLHLSWRGA